The proteins below are encoded in one region of Lentisphaerota bacterium:
- a CDS encoding GNAT family N-acetyltransferase, which translates to MNTTFRELLAFHIEAQRGMFIDEAARAADGSGVWIFSAHESDPTWNLFAVLDADVALRHEARIAREFEARGREPIWYLADRDEAAQTHPLPAPWRRFSADRWMARDGADPAPPMPGLSLTRVETAADAEIFNRLYADAFWDGDPDPGASVPIPDSVPDAGGWMEIRHWLVRESGVPKGLLSAVSRGGLTGLYNVGTLRSERGRGLGRALLQMGLAEEARRGATRFFLLTERDKPLEAFYNRFGFRTVTTGGYYRKG; encoded by the coding sequence ATGAACACCACATTCCGGGAACTACTGGCTTTCCATATCGAGGCCCAGCGCGGCATGTTCATCGACGAGGCGGCGCGGGCCGCCGACGGTTCGGGCGTGTGGATCTTCTCTGCGCACGAGTCCGATCCGACATGGAATCTGTTTGCCGTGCTCGATGCCGACGTGGCCCTACGACACGAAGCTCGCATCGCCCGCGAATTTGAGGCGCGGGGCCGCGAGCCGATCTGGTATCTCGCGGACCGTGACGAGGCCGCGCAGACCCATCCGCTGCCCGCCCCGTGGCGTCGTTTCAGCGCCGACCGCTGGATGGCGCGCGACGGCGCCGACCCGGCGCCCCCGATGCCCGGCCTCTCGCTCACGCGGGTTGAGACGGCGGCCGACGCTGAGATCTTCAACCGGCTTTACGCCGATGCGTTCTGGGACGGGGATCCCGACCCCGGCGCGTCTGTGCCGATACCGGACAGCGTGCCGGACGCAGGCGGATGGATGGAAATCCGCCACTGGCTCGTCCGAGAATCGGGGGTGCCGAAGGGTCTGCTCTCAGCCGTGTCTCGAGGCGGCCTGACCGGGCTCTACAATGTCGGCACGCTCCGCTCGGAACGCGGGCGCGGCCTGGGCCGCGCGCTGCTGCAGATGGGGTTGGCGGAAGAGGCGCGGCGCGGGGCCACGCGCTTCTTCCTGCTCACCGAACGGGACAAGCCGCTGGAGGCGTTTTACAACCGGTTCGGCTTCCGCACCGTCACCACGGGCGGGTATTATCGAAAGGGCTAG
- a CDS encoding DUF2156 domain-containing protein, producing MNSTPLQPVSLDQRGLFEAALAVQGRWSCECNFCNLFIWSGVYDTVHTGIAGRRVVCNRRVSTLLFPFGEPFEPVELEAVRAEMAERTGLRLAWGDVPQEYVTRHADALSARYAVSTTEDEDDYLLRTASVAALAGRGHQNTRRLIRRFDEHVPGWRGVPITPVNRQETLELALRADAAHPAGALSDEADALRRAFAHFDALGLEGLALAAADGALLACSLFSFTRSEIGNVHFEKADRRIPGAAQAMRVAVARHLANRCVWLNIEQDMGIPGLRRSKRSYLPERRLPRYRLEPLFT from the coding sequence ATGAATTCGACACCCCTACAACCCGTTTCATTGGATCAGCGCGGCCTGTTCGAGGCGGCCCTAGCGGTGCAGGGCCGCTGGAGCTGTGAATGCAACTTCTGCAACCTGTTCATCTGGAGCGGGGTATACGACACCGTCCACACCGGGATCGCCGGCCGTCGCGTGGTCTGCAACCGCCGTGTCAGCACGCTGCTGTTTCCGTTCGGCGAGCCGTTCGAACCTGTAGAACTGGAGGCCGTTCGGGCTGAGATGGCCGAACGCACCGGTTTGCGGCTGGCGTGGGGCGATGTGCCGCAGGAGTATGTCACGCGCCACGCCGATGCGTTGTCCGCGCGTTATGCGGTGAGCACGACGGAGGACGAGGACGACTATCTGCTGCGGACAGCCAGCGTGGCGGCCCTTGCTGGCCGTGGCCATCAGAACACCCGGCGTCTCATCCGCCGCTTTGACGAACACGTCCCGGGGTGGCGTGGTGTTCCGATCACCCCGGTCAATCGGCAGGAGACGCTGGAGCTTGCCCTGCGAGCCGATGCCGCGCATCCGGCGGGCGCGCTGTCCGACGAAGCCGACGCCTTGCGGCGAGCCTTCGCCCATTTTGATGCGCTCGGTCTGGAAGGGCTGGCACTCGCCGCCGCCGATGGCGCACTTCTCGCCTGCTCGCTTTTCAGCTTCACCCGGTCCGAGATCGGCAATGTCCATTTCGAGAAGGCCGATCGGCGTATCCCGGGGGCGGCTCAGGCGATGCGGGTGGCGGTGGCACGCCATCTGGCGAACCGCTGCGTCTGGCTTAATATTGAGCAGGACATGGGCATACCGGGCTTGCGCCGCTCCAAACGATCCTACCTCCCCGAGCGGCGGCTGCCGCGCTACCGGTTGGAGCCGCTTTTCACATGA